One window of the Rosa rugosa chromosome 3, drRosRugo1.1, whole genome shotgun sequence genome contains the following:
- the LOC133737223 gene encoding polyadenylation and cleavage factor homolog 4-like, translating to MPFPANHRNQVPPVGHFQPQFLPPRPNFYPSPQTLVPPYSCGGYNFQGQGGSTSASSVPHRLPPQGVSPVNGAGPVVSGLLGSLMAQGVISLKNQSRGGLESTSPLNCVPLVPQRGAFPVQNAAAYVPVVAPGLIDSLLAQGVISLKKQSPALKEEKDAVVGCEFSGLDLNLRRESVVIGLYEGGLPRQCKSCGLRFKCEEQHTAIWIGAEAETLLSGVVLPAADTSGAAEKKRKTGDEEMVVPADEDQSKCALCRDAFVEFYSHETDEWMYKGAVYLNAPQGLAPEMGRSQLGPIVHAKCWSEGSRKRLRRS from the exons ATGCCTTTTCCGGCTAATCACCGGAACCAGGTGCCGCCAGTCGGTCATTTTCAGCCCCAATTTCTTCCACCTCGACCAAATTTCTATCCATCTCCACAAACCCTGGTGCCACCTTATTCATGTGGTGGGTACAATTTTCAAGGGCAGGGTGGTTCTACTTCAGCAAGTTCTGTCCCTCATCGTCTACCACCGCAAGGCGTATCTCCGGTTAACGGTGCTGGTCCAGTAGTCTCTGGTTTGCTTGGGTCTCTAATGGCACAAGGTGTGATCTCATTGAAAAATCAAAGCAGAGGAGGACTCGAGAGTACTAGTCCACTAAATTGTGTACCTCTTGTACCACAGCGAGGCGCATTTCCTGTTCAAAATGCTGCTGCTTATGTTCCAGTAGTAGCTCCTGGTTTAATTGATTCTCTCCTGGCACAAGGTGTGATTTCGTTGAAGAAACAAAGCCCGGCACTGAAAGAGGAGAAGGATGCTGTGGTAGGATGTGAGTTCTCCGGCCTTGATCTAAATCTGCGTCGCGAATCTGTGGTAATCGGCTTGTATGAGGGTGGTCTGCCAAGGCAATGTAAAAGCTGTGGCCTCCGGTTCAAGTGTGAAGAACAGCACACAGCCATATGGATTG GGGCTGAGGCTGAGACATTACTTTCTGGTGTAGTTTTACCTGCTGCTGACACCAGTGGCGCGGccgaaaagaaaaggaagactGGTGATGAAGAAATGGTTGTTCCTGCGGACGAGGATCAAAGTAAATGCGCCTTATGCAGAGATGCTTTTGTTGAGTTTTATAGTCATGAGACAGATGAGTGGATGTATAAAGGTGCTGTCTACTTGAATGCGCCTCAGGGGCTAGCACCGGAGATGGGTCGATCACAGTTGGGTCCTATAGTCCATGCCAAATGCTGGTCAGAGGGAAGTAGGAAACGTCTGCGGAGGAGTTGA
- the LOC133736964 gene encoding probable LRR receptor-like serine/threonine-protein kinase At3g47570, with translation MLLATSIIWMLMLRRKKNATAAAHIILMPQVLSRRVSYQELLRATNGFNESNLLGIGGFGLVYKGTFPDETDVAIKVFNLDLEGAFASFEVECEMLSNVRHRNLVKVISCCSQIDFKGLVLNYMPNGSLEKWLYSQNSSLDLVQRLDIMIDVASALEYLYHDYEVPIVHCDLKPSNILLDDDMVAHVADFGIAKLLGGRDSMTQTMTLATIGYIAPEYGTEGIVTRRGDVYSFGIVVMETFTRKPTHEIFIGEMRLSQWVANHLVPNAIVDVVDATLLGTEEDHEFVSKRECLSSIMRLAVACSAESPEERINMQEAVAMLKTIKIKFSKQTAAGED, from the exons ATGCTTCTTGCGACCTCCATAATTTGGATGTTGATGTTACGCAGAAAAAAGAATGCAACAGCTGCAGCACATATTATCTTGATGCCTCAAGTTTTATCTAGAAGGGTTTCATACCAAGAGCTCCTACGTGCGACAAATGGATTCAATGAAAGCAACTTACTTGGTATTGGGGGTTTTGGCTTAGTATATAAAGGAACATTTCCAGATGAGACAGATGTTGCAATAAAGGTTTTCAATTTGGATTTAGAAGGGGCATTTGCAAGTTTTGAGGTTGAATGTGAAATGCTAAGTAATGTTCGTCACCGAAATCTTGTCAAAGTCATCAGTTGTTGTAGTCAAATTGATTTCAAAGGTCTTGTATTGAATTACATGCCTAATGGGAGCCTTGAGAAGTGGTTGTATTCTCAGAATTCTTCTTTGGACTTAGTGCAGAGGTTGGATATAATGATAGATGTTGCATCGGCATTGGAGTACCTTTACCATGATTATGAAGTACCTATTGTCCACTGCGATTTGAAACCAAGCAACATCTTACTAGATGATGATATGGTTGCACATGTTGCTGATTTTGGTATTGCAAAACTCTTGGGTGGAAGAGATTCTATGACTCAAACCATGACCCTGGCCACAATTGGGTATATTGCTCCAG AGTATGGAACGGAAGGAATAGTGACCAGAAGAGGGGATGTGTATAGTTTCGGTATTGTAGTGATGGAAACATTTACAAGGAAACCAACTCATGAGATCTTCATTGGGGAAATGAGATTAAGTCAATGGGTTGCAAATCACCTAGTTCCAAATGCGATAGTTGATGTCGTGGATGCTACTTTACTTGGAACCGAGGAGGATCATGAGTTCGTGAGCAAGAGGGAGTGCTTATCATCTATAATGAGATTAGCTGTTGCTTGTTCAGCAGAATCTCCGGAAGAGAGGATAAACATGCAAGAGGCTGTAGCCATGCTTAAAACAATCAAGATCAAGTTTTCAAAGCAAACTGCAGCAGGAG AAGACTGA
- the LOC133737224 gene encoding probable LRR receptor-like serine/threonine-protein kinase At3g47570, with protein sequence MERVTWLFLEYLICCTAASCLTMAAQTELNITTDRSALLALNARITSDPQNMIFTNWSTTTPICNWVGVTCGARHHRVADLNLSYFGLTGTIPPELGNLSFLVNMDFSNNNFHGILPQELARLRRLKFISLRKNKFMRVIPSWFGSLFKLQVFSLFGNQFSGSIPATIFNLSALQKIDLRDNQLSGRISREIGNLTMLKEIYLDSNNFEGPIPYEIGYLPNLEKLLLGGNNLNGHIPSSIFNMSTIKELASISFQVASQQT encoded by the exons ATGGAGAGAGTTACTTGGTTATTTCTTGAATACTTAATATGTTGTACGGCGGCTAGCTGCTTAACTATGGCAGCACAAACCGAGCTTAACATCACCACAGACCGGTCTGCTCTTCTTGCTCTCAATGCCCGTATCACCAGTGACCCTCAAAACATGATCTTCACCAACTGGTCAACCACTACTCCTATTTGCAACTGGGTTGGGGTCACTTGTGGTGCACGCCATCATCGAGTCGCAGACTTGAACCTCTCTTACTTTGGTCTCACAGGCACCATTCCTCCGGAGTTAGGAAACTTATCATTTCTTGTTAATATGGACTTCAGCAATAACAATTTCCATGGTATATTGCCTCAGGAATTGGCTCGCCTGCGTCGGTTGAAGTTTATCAGCTTGAGAAAAAACAAGTTCATGAGAGTCATTCCGTCATGGTTTGGGTCCTTATTCAAACTTCAAGTATTCAGTTTGTTTGGTAATCAATTTTCAGGTTCCATACCTGCTACAATCTTCAACTTATCTGCTCTGCAAAAAATAGATCTGAGGGATAACCAACTCTCAG GTAGAATATCCAGAGAAATCGGGAACCTAACAATGTTGAAGGAGATCTACCTTGATAGTAATAATTTTGAAG GTCCTATACCATATGAGATTGGTTATCTTCCAAATTTAGAGAAATTGTTGCTCGGTGGTAATAATCTAAATGGCCATATCCCATCCTCAATCTTCAATATGTCCACAATAAAAGAATTAGCTTCAATCAGCTTTCAAGTAGCCTCCCAGCAGACATAG